In the Gorilla gorilla gorilla isolate KB3781 chromosome 1, NHGRI_mGorGor1-v2.1_pri, whole genome shotgun sequence genome, gaacagaaaaccaaatactgcatgttctcacttgtaagtaggagctaaatgataaaaatttatgaacacaaagaaggaaacaacagtcactggggtctacttgagcaGCAAGGGTGGAAgacagagaggagcagaaaaagtaactgttgggtactgggcttaatacctgagtgatgaaacaatatgtacaacaaacccctgtgacatgtgtttacctatgtaacaaaccttcacgtgtacccccaaacctaaaataaaagttttgaaaaaggaAGTTTATACATGAGACGTCAGATTCATATTTTAGAAGGACTGGCATCAATGTGGAGAATGGATTTCATCATCCAGCGATTTCCCTTGAACCTGGCCCGTACTTTTGCTTCCCTTGCCTTACTTTCTGTGGTTCTGAGGAGCCCAGCTCCACACCTCTTTCCCATCAGTGTCTTCAAACAAAACTAGTGATCAGAATCAGTGACCAACTTAACAGAACCATATATCATGGGGATCAAGTTTGAGAATCTCTATTTATAAGTCACCTCCAAGTGATTCTGAGGCAGCTGGACTATGGACCAGTATTTGGGAAATAATGTAGGTTGTCATTTGCGTCACTAGCTTTCAGATGTGTTGATAAACATGAGCAGTGTGTTTGGCTTACTCAATTAGATTAAAGAGGACTGGAGTAGGTCTCActctaaatgtcttctttccacAGTTTCTACGACTCTACTCCCAAAGGCAGAAAAATCAGTCCTTTACTTGCACCCTTCAAGAACTTCCACTTGTTCTTTGAGTAACATGTCCAAACCTTAACATGACCTATAGTGTGCATGATCTGGCTCCAACTTCTCTCAAGCCACCCTTTGCCTTGTACCCGTTATTAACAATATAAAGCCAGGTCAGGGGAGAGGGGGTGATGATACTATTTACTCCCAATGTCTACTTTCTCAGTTAAGTTAAGCATAGATATGGAATTGGGAAATTGTATAGAgcaataaaaatctgaaaaatttcaaaggagaATAATATGTGATTTAGGATGAGAAAGGGGAATAATGATCAACCTCAATGACCCAGGTGAGTTGAAAATCATATATCAGTATCCACAGGAAAATTATGTCGTTCCCTCCATAAGCTCAGAAGCCCATAGCAGAGAATATTGACAACTGTGTCAATCAGCTTGTGAATATTGGCAAAGCAGAAAGTCAAGGGTTAAGAGAATTAAGGATACtggtgaaagaaacagaaaattcccAGGATGAGCCTAAAAAGAAGATTCTGCTAATTTGCTCTAAGAATTACAAAGGCCTAAAACATAAGTACCATTGTTTTGCTGCACTTAGGCTGTTTGGTAATGGTTTACCATTTGATTTAGCTCTGGTCCCTGGCTTGCTTGTCACGGATTCTGAGTAGCACGCTACCCTAGAGCATGGCGAGTAACATACAACAGCTGTAAGATGCCAAGAGCAGAATAGGTGAAATAATTTTCCAGCACACTAAATGAAACTACCAAGGTAAAGCTACAACAATGTATTAAATGTTTTATCAAAATTGTTTTCCTCTGAAATTAGAGCTGTGACCTGAAAATACTATTTTATGATGATAGCATATCCATGTAGTCTGTCTTCTTTACTTAAATTGATTATTTGCATTTCATGGAAGACTCAATACATATCAAGCACAAATGTGCTTCCTTGTGAAGGATGTTGAAGTGTTTTAAAGACAACAGCAGTTATATTTAGCATTCTGCTAATAAAATTGAATTACATTTTTTGAatgattttagattatttttaattaaaccaaTGTCCAGCTAGTCAATTTTCAGGTTTATCATTTCCTTGTCCATTTCTTTTGCTGCTTCTCTTTCCAATACACATTCATATCAATCAAGACCCCAGGAGCAGCTGCAATGAACCAAGCCATGTTGAAAACCAAAGACTAAATTTAGATTATCAATGACATTTACTTATATGTTAAAGGTTGAAATTTCAGGGCACAACATTTTCTCCTGAAAGGAGATACTTCCCATCGCTGTAATGCAGACTTCTGTTATCAAATTACATCCATATTACATCATTGGGTAGTAAAACTGACCCAAAGTAGAAAGTGAAACCAAATACCTTTTCTGCCAAGAGAAAGgctaaagagaaaattaaataatggaCTTGTTTTCACAAGATTATTTTGACTAGTGTCTTCTTAATTAGAGGGAGATGTTTGTTCAAGAGAAGTAGTAGTACCAAAGAGGAAGTATAATGTAGCTGACATGAAGGCGGGGAAAGGAGTGTAGATTTtctcctacccccacccccaacagaaTACTCTATAATACTAATTATCAGGGAACAAGACAGTTTGGAATATGTGggcattgtttctttttcttttttcttctttgtttgagTAGACAAATGCTTTATTTGAACAACCCCCAAAGctaaattatttgttttccttgaTGCACAGAATGCTGATTTCATCttgtgatggaaaaaaaaaaaaaaaaacaccatttttGTCTAGGATGttgtgaaagacaatttttacaaatattgatGCAGGCCAGCTGTCCTTTATGCCTTCTGTTTTCATGCACGCTTGCACAGTTTAGATACATACAAACAGATTTAAAGCACGTTTCCTGATATttcactccatttttttttcagaaaatccaCAGAATTTGTACATGTCTCATCAGAGTGTGTGCATTATATAATCACTGAAAACATGTACATATTATATCACAAATAATTTGCAGACATATGTTGTATCCCTTTTCTTGCCATCCCTATCTGCATTACAAGGGGCACCTGGAAGGATAGCAACCCCATCCCAAAGCACCACTGCCCAGTCCAGTCGTTCATTCCCACTGCTTTTTCAGGAGTGTCTGTCGCTGTGCAGGGCGAACATCCACACGGGGATGCACTGCTCTGGGAAGCCATCCTGCTTCTCCTGGCCCAGCACCACCAGCCCACTCTTCTTTATTAGGCTCCGGAAGATGTCCATGTCCCGAGTCACACTGCTGTCAGAGAGATCAAGGATACAGCCCTCCTGGGCCACATTGTCCTTCAATATGATGATGCCATTTTCTTTCAGGCCATCTCGGCACCGGGAAAGAAATGCAAGAAGGTCCTTATCAGTCAGGTGCCCTACAAGGGAGACCAAGTGGATGGGGGAACAGGAAGAAATGGTGGGGAGGATGGAAGGTGAGTAGGGAAGAACATGGCTAAGAATCAGGAGaccatttgttcactcattcatgaTTTAATAGCCTCATTTAGTTACAGGAGGCTTTGAAAATTTAGATAAGAGGACACATATCCTCTTAGAGAAGGCTCTGTCCCCGTCGATAAAATATATTATCCTACCTAGCCTGTCGACCTCATAGGCATGAGATAAATTATTGTCTACCCCACAAGTCCCTCCATGTTCCCTGGAGAACCCCTCTATTACCACTTCtttgtgtcacacacacacaccccaaaatcAAATTTGCTGCTGTCTCATTTCCTGGGGATTTAAATCTAAGAATGTCTAGTTCTGCCAATAAATGGGGATTAACCTTTTTGACTgcacttttgaaattttttcaagTATTTACATTTCTTCGAGGATTTAGGTTGGTCCAAAGGCACTTGCTCCATTTAAGTTGGTTCGAGAACCAACGTAAATCCTCcaagaaatgtaaatttattgTGCAGAAAATGTCAAGGGAGAAATCTGGAGGATCAGAGTTTTGTGGGAGTTCACATGACACCTAAGGCTAGCTAACTGCTTGAAGTACTACAGCTAACTCTTCCCTGGTGCCCTCATTAGCCCCAAGGACTGTCTTCTCTGGCTGAGAAggggagaaaagcagagggaaagtcATGCAGGACTAACCAGAGACCCACTGAATCCAGATGACATCATATCTCCTGAAGGGGGGTGTGAATTCCTGCAGGCTGTAGCAGTGGTAGCTTTCTACTTTGTCACCTTTGACCTGCAGGTAGTTCTGGGCTTCAAGGAGAAAGGATTCCATCATATCCACCAGCTCCACACTGTTGAAAACAGGCAATAAGACGTGTTTGCTGACCCTTCCTATCCCGGAGCCGCAGTCCAAGGCGCAGTCTGTTCCAGCTCTCCCAGGCCCCTGCAGAAAGGCACCTTGATATTTCAAGTACAGAGACCCATCCTTGAAAATTGCACACCCTAGTTACCTCTTTCAACCAACTTTATTAggtaaattttatgaaatgaaatgtaCCATTTCTTGTGCACAATTTGATGATTTTGGACAAATGTGTATAGCCATGCACCtactaccacaatcaagatatacaattatcttttcaaaaaacagctaAACATTTCTAgtcctgctttatttatttatccaaaaaaattataaatgagatttaaaaaaataatatcttaGGTTTAAACACTTGGtaattttctccaaaaaaaaaaaaaaatgagccattgCTAGCCCTATGAAGATAAAACTTTAATGACTAAATTTGAGACAAATCCACAGGTAAATGGTTCTACACTACAGATTATTGCCTACAGATTATTACACTACAGATAagcaaaaaagaaccaaacagtgAGAACCtttctgagttttaaaattaaagattcaTTCAATGGAAACATTTCAGTTTGGGAtacttgaattttatcttttctaggCAAATTTTGAAGGCT is a window encoding:
- the NTMT2 gene encoding N-terminal Xaa-Pro-Lys N-methyltransferase 2 gives rise to the protein MAHLGAHFAFRSRWQKTDDELCRHSMSFILHKAIRNDFFQSYLYLLEKIPLVKLYTLTSQVTNGEMQFYARAKLFYQEVPATEEGMMGNFIELSSPDIQASQKFLRKFVGGPGRAGTDCALDCGSGIGRVSKHVLLPVFNSVELVDMMESFLLEAQNYLQVKGDKVESYHCYSLQEFTPPFRRYDVIWIQWVSGHLTDKDLLAFLSRCRDGLKENGIIILKDNVAQEGCILDLSDSSVTRDMDIFRSLIKKSGLVVLGQEKQDGFPEQCIPVWMFALHSDRHS